The following are encoded together in the Brassica napus cultivar Da-Ae chromosome A9, Da-Ae, whole genome shotgun sequence genome:
- the LOC106367919 gene encoding probable carbohydrate esterase At4g34215: MIFFLFIMMFGLSSLQIQSQTIPRNISIFILAGQSNMAGRGGVYNDTAKNITVWDGVIPRECRSNPSILRLTAKLEWEEANEPLHADIDVNKTNGVGPGMPFANRVVNRFGYVGLVPCSIGGTKLSQWQKGEFLYEETVRRAKAAMLASGGGSYEAVLWYQGESDTVDMVDASVYKNRLVQFFSDLRNDLQHPNLPIIQVALATGAGPYLDAVRKAQLETGLENVHCVDAKGLPLEPDGLHLTTSSQVRLGQMMVDAFLAIPNSAELHSGFSVLVLFCLFFL, translated from the exons atgatcttcttcctcttcatcatgATGTTTGGTCTATCTTCATTGCAAATCCAATCTCAAACCATCCCAAGAAACATCAGCATTTTCATATTAGCCGGTCAAAGCAACATGGCGGGTCGGGGCGGCGTTTATAACGACACCGCCAAGAACATCACCGTGTGGGACGGCGTTATTCCACGGGAATGTAGATCAAACCCTTCGATCCTCCGTCTCACAGCCAAGCTCGAGTGGGAGGAAGCTAACGAGCCACTCCACGCTGATATAGACGTTAACAAGACTAATGGTGTTGGACCGGGGATGCCATTTGCTAACCGGGTGGTTAACCGTTTTGGTTATGTTGGTTTGGTTCCGTGCTCTATTGGTGGGACTAAACTAAGTCAATGGCAAAAGGGTGAGTTCTTGTACGAGGAAACGGTGAGGAGAGCTAAAGCTGCGATGTTGGCTAGTGGAGGTGGCTCGTACGAGGCCGTTTTGTGGTATCAGGGTGAGTCTGATACGGTGGATATGGTggatgcttcagtatataaaaacaGACTAGTCCAGTTTTTTAGTGATCTACGAAATGATTTACAACATCCAAATCTTCCTATTATCCAG GTGGCTCTTGCTACAGGCGCAGGACCATATCTTGACGCGGTAAGGAAAGCACAACTGGAGACGGGTCTTGAGAACGTGCATTGTGTTGACGCAAAGGGCCTACCTCTTGAACCGGACGGCTTGCATCTGACCACGTCTTCTCAGGTCCGGCTAGGACAGATGATGGTCGATGCGTTTTTGGCCATTCCCAATTCAGCCGAATTACACTCTGGCTTCTCTGTCCTTGTTCTGTTTTGTCTATTCTTTTTATAG
- the LOC106363488 gene encoding putative F-box/kelch-repeat protein At3g22730, protein MIMSDLPPDLVDEILCRVPATSLKRLRSTCKRWNALFKDRVFTEKHFHKAPKQSLVFALKYEEPYALEESNAFLVSVSLDAPSPSIEIKVALSLMDPASSSKEVGIDEIIHCDGLLLCITNMDDRIVVWNPCSGETRWIQTEPYYYLFALGHDNNKLCHAYKILMFYRRNNIDVFEIYELSSDSWRVLDDVTLDWSFEPTCVSLEGNSYWYSSDQKDAFLISFDFRRERFRGLCLPTFQSHGRICLSVVREEQLSVLHKCYNTSKMEVWVTSKIDTEAALWTKSFTVDLHNDFDKVPFRFLIDEEKKVVVCCNVDMMVYTIDKYNAESSSVVSSTVLSWHPLIYSYVPSLVQIQQSSGKRKERN, encoded by the coding sequence ATGATAATGTCCGATCTTCCTCCAGATTTGGTAGATGAAATACTCTGTAGGGTTCCAGCCACCTCTCTAAAACGATTACGATCTACTTGCAAACGATGGAATGCTTTATTCAAAGACCGCGTGTTCACCGAGAAGCACTTCCATAAAGCTCCAAAGCAGTCCTTGGTTTTCGCTTTGAAGTATGAGGAACCCTACGCGTTGGAGGAATCTAATGCTTTCTTAGTGAGCGTCAGTCTCGACGCTCCGTCTCCATCTATAGAGATTAAGGTTGCACTTAGCCTAATGGATCCCGCTTCTAGTTCAAAAGAAGTTGGAATAGACGAGATTATTCACTGCGACGGTTTGTTGTTATGCATTACCAATATGGACGAtagaattgtggtttggaaccCATGTTCTGGAGAAACAAGATGGATCCAAACTGAACCTTACTATTATCTGTTTGCTTTAGGTCACGACAACAACAAACTTTGTCATGCTTACAAAATTTTGATGTTTTACAGGCGAAACAACATTGATGTGTTTGAAATTTATGAGTTGAGCTCTGATTCATGGAGGGTTCTTGATGATGTCACTCTAGACTGGTCCTTTGAACCAACGTGTGTGTCTTTGGAAGGAAATTCCTACTGGTATTCTTCGGATCAAAAAGACGCCTTcttgattagttttgattttaGGAGAGAGCGGTTTAGAGGTCTATGTCTTCCTACCTTTCAGAGTCATGGTCGGATATGTCTGTCAGTTGTTAGAGAAGAACAACTCTCAGTGTTACATAAATGCTATAATACATCAAAGATGGAGGTATGGGTGACCAGTAAAATTGATACCGAAGCTGCCTTGTGGACCAAATCCTTTACAGTGGATTTACACAATGATTTTGATAAGGTCCCATTCAGATTTTTGATTGACGAGGAGAAGAAAGTGGTGGTGTGTTGTAATGTCGACATGATGGTGTACACGATTGATAAATATAACGCAGAATCATCTTCTGTAGTCTCTTCTACAGTGCTATCATGGCATCCACTCATTTACAGCTACGTTCCAAGTTTGGTTCAAATCCAGCAAAGTAgcggaaaaaggaaagaaagaaactaa
- the LOC106367917 gene encoding 60S ribosomal protein L24-2 produces the protein MVLKTELCRFSGHKIYPGRGIRFIRSDSQVFLFINSKCKHYFHNKLKPSKLAWTTMYRKQHKKDAAQEAVKKRRRATKKPYSRSIVGATLEVIQKKRAEKPEVRDAAREAALRDIKERIKKTKDEKKAKKAEFASKQQKIQAKIPKAAAKGGPKLGGGGGKR, from the exons ATGGTTCTCAA GACCGAGCTTTGTCGTTTCAGTGGCCACAAGATTTACCCAGGAAGAGGAATCAGATTTATCCGATCTGACTCTCag GTGTTCTTGTTCATCAACTCGAAGTGTAAGCATTACTTTCATAATAAGCTGAAGCCTTCCAAGCTTGCATGGACTACCATGTACAGAAAGCAGCACAAGAAG GATGCAGCTCAAGAGGCTGTGAAGAAGAGGAGACGTGCGACTAAGAAGCCGTACTCGAGGTCTATTGTTGGTGCTACCTTGGAAGTGATTCAGAAGAAGAGAGCTGAGAAGCCTGAAGTTCGTGATGCTGCAAGAGAAGCTGCTCTTCG TGATATCAAGGagagaatcaagaagacaaAGGATGAGAAGAAGGCAAAGAAGGCTGAATTTGCTTCTAAGCAACAGAAGATTCAGGCTAAGATCCCCAAGGCTGCTGCCAAGGGAGGTCCTAAGTTGGGAGGTGGTGGTGGCAAACGCTGA
- the LOC106367914 gene encoding SRSF protein kinase 1-like, giving the protein MEAEKWSSDGGEYTSEDEGTEDYRRGGYHAVRIGDSFKNGRYVVQSKLGWGHFSTVWLSWDTLSSRYVALKVQKSAQHYTEAAMDEITILQQIAEGDADDTKCVVKLLDHFKHSGPNGQHVCMVFEYLGDNLLTLIKYSDYRGLPIRMVKEICYHMLVGLDYLHKELSIIHTDLKPENVLLVSRIDPSKDPRKSGAPLVIASGKEKTVDSNGDFVKNHKKDVRKVKRSVDGKPSAAAEEDCPSTSNGGEEGKQGGKKGSRSSRRHLVESADLKCKLVDFGNACWTYKQFTSDIQTRQYRCPEVILGSKYSTSADLWSFACICFELATGDVLFDPHSGDNYDRDEDHLALMMELLGMMPRKIALGGRYSRDLFNRHGDLRHIRRLRFWPMNKVLTEKYEFSEQDANDLSDFLVSILDFVPEKRPTAAQCLLHPWINPVPRSLEPSLLTQDQEPEEKLDTERKNREKEEQEAVVVKMGNVAISSPKSKPGMSKSSSYKQAI; this is encoded by the exons ATGGAGGCGGAGAAGTGGAGCAGCGACGGCGGCGAATACACCTCTGAGGACGAAGGCACTGAGGATTACCGCCGCGGCGGTTACCACGCCGTTCGGATCGGCGACTCCTTCAAGAACGGCCGGTACGTTGTCCAGAGCAAACTCGGCTGGGGCCATTTCTCCACCGTCTGGCTCTCCTGGGACACTCTATCCTCC AGGTATGTGGCGTTGAAGGTGCAAAAGAGCGCACAGCACTATACAGAAGCTGCCATGGATGAGATAACTATACTGCAACAGATTGCTGAAGGTGACGCTGATGATACCAAGTGTGTTGTGAAGCTTTTGGATCATTTCAAACACTCTGGCCCCAATGGGCAGCATGTATGTATGGTTTTCGAGTACTTGGGAGATAACTTATTGACGCTTATAAAGTATTCTGACTACCGTGGCTTGCCTATTCGGATGGTTAAGGAGATTTGTTACCACATGTTGGTTGGTTTGGACTACTTGCATAAAGAGCTCTCGATTATACATACTGACCTCAAGCCTGAGAATGTGTTGTTAGTGTCGAGGATTGATCCGTCTAAAGATCCTAGGAAGTCTGGAGCTCCGCTTGTTATTGCTAGTGGTAAGGAGAAGACTGTTGACTCCAATGGAGACTTTGTCAAGAATCATAAGAAAGATGTTAGAAAGGTGAAGCGTTCGGTTGATGGAAAACCAAGTGCTGCTGCAGAAGAAGACTGTCCTTCTACTTCGAATGGCGGCGAGGAAGGGAAGCAAGGAGGTAAGAAAGGGAGTCGATCGAGTAGAAGGCACCTTGTGGAATCTGCTGATCTCAAGTGTAAGCTTGTTGACTTTGGTAACGCGTGTTGGACTTATAAACAGTTCACTAGCGATATTCAGACGAGACAGTATAGGTGTCCTGAAGTGATCCTTGGATCTAAGTATTCTACCTCGGCAGATCTTTGGTCGTTTGCGTGTATATGTTTTGAACTTGCCACTGGTGATGTACTTTTCGATCCCCATAGTGGAGACAACTATGATAGAGATGAG GACCACTTGGCTTTGATGATGGAGCTTCTTGGGATGATGCCACGCAAG ATAGCTTTAGGAGGccggtactcaagagatttgttCAACAGGCATGGTGATCTTCGACACATAAGAAGACTGCGTTTCTGGCCTATGAACAAAGTCCTTACAGAGAAGTACGAGTTCAGTGAGCAAGATGCAAATGACTTGAGTGACTTTCTTGTTTCGATTCTTGATTTCGTTCCCGAGAAGCGGCCAACTGCGGCTCAGTGTCTTTTGCATCCTTGGATCAATCCTGTCCCTCGCTCTTTAGAACCGTCTCTTTTAACTCAAgaccaggaaccggaagagaaGCTGGATACAGAGAGAAAGAACAGAGAGAAGGAGGAGCAAGAAGCTGTGGTAGTTAAAATGGGAAACGTTGCCATATCATCCCCAAAGTCCAAACCAGGTATGAGCAAAAGCTCCTCTTATAAACAAGCAATTTGA
- the LOC106367913 gene encoding UDP-glycosyltransferase 73D1-like, whose product METKMVSNPKRLHFILVPLMAQGHLIPMVDISKILARQGNIVTLVLTPQNASRVAKTIERARSDSGLQINLVTFPIAYKEFGLPENCETLDTLPSKDLLRKFFDAVEELQEPLERFLEEQETPPSCIISDKCLFWTSKTAKKFKIPWVSFHGMCCFNLLSSHNLHLHSPHLSVSSDSEPFTIPAMPHRVQIARSQLSGAFRKQANRDDVRREKMRESEAEAFGVIVNSFQELEPGYGEAYAEAIKKKVWFVGPVSLCNDRMVDLFDRGNNSNMAISETACLKFLDSMKPKSVLYVCLGSLCRLIPNQLIELGLGLADSGKPFIWVIKTEEKHMTALNEWLKLEMFEERVKGRGIVIKGWSPQAMILSHGSTGGFLTHCGWNSASEGVSFGVPMITWPMFAEQFLNEKLVVEVLKVGVRVGVEIPVRWGDEERVGVSIKKHSVVKAIKLLMDDDGNEDGEFLGRRKRIQELSVMAREAVELKGSSSTNVSLFIQDVMEKVSLE is encoded by the coding sequence atggaaactaaAATGGTTTCAAACCCTAAAAGACTTCACTTTATCTTGGTCCCTCTCATGGCTCAAGGGCATCTAATCCCCATGGTTGATATCTCCAAGATTCTTGCGCGACAAGGCAACATCGTTACCCTAGTTTTAACCCCTCAAAATGCTTCAAGAGTTGCGAAGACAATAGAACGTGCGAGATCAGACTCAGGTCTCCAAATCAACCTGGTGACATTCCCAATTGCCTACAAAGAATTTGGTCTTCCTGAAAATTGTGAGACTCTCGACACTTTGCCCTCCAAAGACCTCTTACGCAAATTCTTTGACGCTGTGGAAGAACTCCAGGAGCCCTTAGAAAGGTTTCTTGAGGAACAAGAAACCCCTCCAAGTTGCATAATCTCCGACAAATGCCTTTTTTGGACGTCCAAAACCGCGAAAAAGTTCAAGATCCCGTGGGTTTCGTTCCACGGAATGTGTTGTTTCAATCTTTTAAGCTCCCACAACCTCCATCTTCATAGCCCGCACCTATCCGTTTCTTCAGACTCAGAGCCTTTTACAATACCAGCAATGCCACATAGGGTCCAGATAGCTAGATCTCAGTTATCTGGTGCGTTCAGGAAACAAGCAAATAGGGATGACGTTCGCCGCGAGAAGATGCGTGAATCTGAAGCAGAAGCCTTTGGAGTTATTGTTAATAGCTTCCAAGAATTGGAACCTGGCTATGGAGAGGCCTACGCTGAGGCCATCAAGAAGAAGGTATGGTTCGTTGGACCCGTTTCTTTATGCAATGATCGTATGGTGGACTTATTCGATAGAGGTAACAACAGTAACATGGCGATTAGTGAGACCGCATGCTTGAAGTTTCTGGATTCCATGAAACCGAAGTCTGTCTTGTATGTTTGTCTAGGTAGCCTCTGTAGACTAATACCTAATCAATTGATAGAACTGGGGTTAGGGTTAGCAGACTCTGGAAAGCCCTTTATTTGGGTGATCAAGACCGAGGAAAAACACATGACTGCGCTAAATGAATGGCTAAAACTTGAAATGTTCGAAGAGAGAGTTAAAGGTAGAGGGATAGTGATAAAGGGTTGGAGTCCTCAGGCTATGATACTCTCACATGGCTCTACCGGAGGGTTCTTGACTCATTGCGGTTGGAACTCGGCCAGCGAAGGGGTATCTTTTGGTGTACCAATGATCACATGGCCGATGTTTGCTGAACAGTTTCTCAATGAGAAACTCGTAGTGGAGGTGTTGAAGGTTGGGGTTAGGGTTGGTGTGGAGATTCCTGTGAGATGGGGAGACGAGGAAAGAGTTGGAGTGTCGATCAAGAAACATAGTGTTGTGAAAGCTATAAAGCTTTTGATGGATGACGATGGAAATGAAGATGGTGAATTCTTGGGACGAAGGAAacgcattcaagaactttcagtAATGGCGAGAGAGGCTGTGGAATTGAAAGGATCTTCGAGTACTAACGTTTCATTGTTTATCCAAGATGTCATGGAGAAAGTGAGTCTCGAATAG
- the LOC106364903 gene encoding UDP-glycosyltransferase 73D1-like, which yields MYIIHILADCVCILYMLSFIFKHLIHPKMETKMVSKSRRLHFILIPLMAQGHLIPMVDISKILAEQGNIITIVSTPQNASRFAKTVERAKSESGFQINVVTFPIAYKEFGLPENCETLDTLPSKDLLRKFYDAVDKIQEPLERFLEEQETPPSCIISDKCLFWTSKTAKRFKIPRVVFHGMCCFSLLSSHNVHLHSPHLSVSSDSEPFSIPEMPHKVEIAGSQLPGAFRKLENMDDVREKMRESESEAFGVIVNSFHKLEPGYAEAYAKAIKKKVWFIGPVSLCNDRRVDLFDRGNNCNIAISETDCLKFLDSMRPKSVLYVCLGSLCRLVPNQLIELGLALEESGKPFIWVIKTEEKHMNMLNEWLKRERFEERIRGRGIVIKGWSPQAMILSHGSTGGFLTHCGWNSASEGVSFGVPMITWPMFAEQFLNEKLVVEVLKVGVRVGVEIPVRWGDEERVGVLVKKHSVVKAIKLLMDEDGNEDGEFLGRRIRVQELAVKAREAVEMKGSSSTNVSLFIQDVLEKLSLE from the coding sequence ATGTATATAATACACATATTAGCAGATTGTGTGTGTATCCTCTATATGTTATCCTTTATCTTCAAACATTTGATACACCCAAAAATGGAAACTAAAATGGTTTCAAAATCCAGAAGACTTCACTTTATATTGATCCCTCTCATGGCTCAAGGGCATCTAATCCCCATGGTTGATATCTCCAAAATTCTTGCGGAACAAGGCAACATCATCACCATAGTTTCAACCCCTCAAAATGCTTCAAGATTTGCGAAGACAGTTGAGCGCGCAAAGTCAGAGTCAGGTTTCCAAATCAACGTGGTGACATTCCCAATTGCCTACAAAGAATTTGGTCTTCCAGAAAATTGTGAGACTCTCGACACTTTGCCCTCCAAAGACCTCTTAAGGAAGTTCTACGACGCTGTGGACAAGATTCAGGAGCCCTTGGAGAGGTTTCTTGAGGAACAAGAAACCCCTCCGAGTTGCATAATCTCCGACAAATGCCTTTTTTGGACGTCCAAAACCGCGAAAAGGTTCAAGATCCCAAGGGTTGTGTTCCACGGAATGTGTTGTTTCTCTCTTTTAAGCTCCCACAACGTCCATCTTCACAGCCCGCACCTCTCGGTTTCTTCAGACTCAGAGCCTTTCTCTATACCAGAAATGCCACATAAGGTCGAGATAGCTGGATCGCAGTTACCAGGTGCGTTCAGGAAATTAGAAAATATGGATGACGTTCGCGAGAAGATGCGTGAATCTGAATCTGAAGCCTTTGGGGTTATTGTTAATAGCTTCCACAAACTGGAACCTGGCTATGCAGAGGCCTACGCTAAAGCCATCAAGAAGAAGGTATGGTTCATTGGACCAGTTTCTTTATGCAATGATCGTAGGGTGGATTTATTTGATAGAGGAAACAACTGTAACATTGCGATTAGTGAGACTGACTGCTTGAAGTTTCTAGATTCGATGAGACCAAAGTCTGTCTTATATGTTTGTCTAGGTAGCCTCTGTCGACTAGTACCTAATCAACTGATAGAACTAGGGTTAGCGTTAGAAGAATCAGGCAAGCCCTTTATTTGGGTGATCAAGACCGAGGAAAAACACATGAATATGCTAAATGAATGGCTAAAACGTGAAAGGTTTGAAGAGAGGATTAGAGGTAGAGGGATAGTGATAAAGGGTTGGAGTCCTCAGGCTATGATACTCTCACATGGCTCTACCGGAGGGTTCTTGACTCATTGCGGTTGGAACTCGGCGAGCGAAGGGGTATCTTTTGGTGTACCAATGATCACATGGCCGATGTTCGCTGAACAGTTTCTCAATGAGAAACTGGTAGTGGAGGTGTTGAAGGTTGGGGTTAGGGTTGGTGTGGAGATTCCTGTGAGATGGGGAGACGAGGAAAGAGTTGGAGTGTTGGTGAAGAAACATAGTGTTGTGAAAGCTATAAAGCTTTTGATGGACGAAGATGGAAATGAAGATGGTGAGTTCTTGGGAAGAAGGATACGCGTTCAAGAACTTGCAGTAAAGGCGAGAGAGGCTGTGGAAATGAAAGGATCTTCGAGTACTAACGTTTCATTATTTATCCAAGATGTCTTAGAGAAATTGAGTCTCGAATAG
- the LOC106380042 gene encoding UDP-glycosyltransferase 73C7-like translates to MSSHDLVHFVVIPFMAQGHMIPLVDISKLLSQRQGVTVTIITTTQNVARIKSSLSSSSIFSTINIVEIKFPFQLAGLPEGCESVDMLDSAGDLVKFFHAANTLEEQVEKAMEKLVQPRPSCIIGDMSLPFTSSLAKKLKIPKLLFHGFSCFSLACIHVVRESGILKAVESEDEYFDLHGLPDRLEFTKPQISVLQPVEGIMKEGTDKIIESDIDSYGVIVNSFEELEVDYVREYKKARGGKVWCVGPVALCNNLEFDKVKRGDKASIGQDQCLHWLDSQEKGSVLYVCLGSLCNLPLAQLKELGLGLEESNKPFIWVIREWRKYGGLGEWMEDSGFEERIKDRGLVINGWAPQVFILSHASIGGFLTHCGWNSTLEGISAGVPLLTWPLFAEQFYNEMLVVKILKAGLKIGVEISMQYGKEEEIGVTVSRESVRKAVDELMGDSEEAQERRRRVKELSGLANKALLEEGGSSHSNITMLIQDIKEKSQSQI, encoded by the coding sequence ATGTCTTCTCATGATCTTGTTCACTTCGTTGTAATACCCTTTATGGCTCAAGGCCATATGATCCCACTGGTCGACATCTCTAAGCTCTTGTCCCAGCGTCAAGGTGTGACTGTCACCATCATCACAACTACTCAAAACGTAGCCAGGATTAAGTCCtcactctcttcttcctctatctTTTCGACTATCAACATCGTTGAAATTAAATTTCCCTTTCAACTAGCTGGTCTACCTGAAGGGTGCGAGAGTGTAGACATGCTAGACTCAGCAGGCGATTTGGTTAAGTTCTTTCACGCGGCAAACACGCTCGAGGAACAAGTCGAAAAGGCTATGGAGAAGCTGGTTCAGCCACGACCGAGCTGCATCATTGGAGATATGAGCCTTCCTTTCACGTCAAGCCTTGCCAAGAAACTCAAGATTCCCAAACTTCTCTTCCATGGATTTTCTTGTTTCAGCCTTGCATGCATACACGTGGTTCGAGAAAGTGGGATATTGAAAGCTGTAGAATCTGAGGACGAGTATTTTGATTTGCATGGGTTGCCTGATAGACTTGAGTTCACTAAACCTCAGATCTCAGTCCTTCAGCCTGTTGAAGGAATTATGAAAGAGGGTACTGACAAGATTATTGAAAGTGATATTGACTCTTATGGTGTTATTGTGAACAGCTTCGAAGAGTTAGAAGTTGATTATGTAAGAGAATATAAGAAAGCAAGAGGAGGAAAAGTATGGTGTGTAGGACCTGTTGCCTTGTGCAATAACTTAGAGTTTGACAAAGTTAAGAGAGGAGACAAGGCTTCCATTGGTCAAGACCAATGCCTTCATTGGCTTGACTCGCAAGAAAAGGGTTCAGTGCTCTACGTTTGCCTTGGTAGTCTATGCAATCTCCCCTTGGCTCAGCTCAAGGAGCTAGGTCTAGGCCTTGAGGAATCTAATAAGCCTTTCATTTGGGTTATAAGAGAATGGAGAAAATATGGAGGGCTAGGGGAATGGATGGAAGATAGTGGATTTGAAGAGAGGATCAAAGATAGAGGACTTGTGATCAATGGTTGGGCACCACAAGTGTTCATCCTGTCACATGCATCAATTGGAGGATTCTTGACTCATTGTGGATGGAACTCGACCCTAGAAGGAATTAGTGCAGGAGTTCCACTACTGACATGGCCTTTGTTTGCTGAACAATTCTACAATGAGATGTTAGTTGTGAAGATACTAAAAGCAGGATTAAAGATAGGAGTAGAGATATCCATGCAATAtgggaaagaagaagagattggAGTGACGGTGAGTAGAGAAAGTGTGAGAAAGGCTGTGGATGAGCTGATGGGTGATAGTGAAGAAGcacaagaaagaagaagaagagtcaaAGAACTTAGTGGCTTGGCAAATAAGGCTTTATTGGAAGAAGGAGGATCTTCACATTCTAATATCACAATGCTCATTCAAGACATCAAAGagaaatcacaatctcaaatatAA